Proteins co-encoded in one Sebastes fasciatus isolate fSebFas1 chromosome 11, fSebFas1.pri, whole genome shotgun sequence genomic window:
- the LOC141777696 gene encoding uncharacterized protein LOC141777696, with the protein MTTLQSLKSFIQQRLSVAVEEISGLLETTICNYEEEINRQRKMLEDERTEFLINKADMQQAMRFRVIIDHDIKKITFQNGIPSSVEDMIKVFKQAFSITTEIGLQYKDADFDDFFTLTSTSDLKDKDTVKVVQVHPGIITTTVHQERNPDTSDVSSVDDLISVDSQDTMIHIPPVIERHNLWPSVFPIPTFSYNTEMALRQGNEKFLKDGTLLTSPSVKSDILERLAEAMFSYTAYPNDPQRAAVAQALIEKHPCLREPGSYNGCYGWQQSLKYKCANYRSKLKAHGNPELLINTMKHKQEGDRKPAKNIKKPRKSEVNYLPPHPAGETDDSLENVRLKLIASSKTKDNVPMINDMMCRTYSCRRREVVGQAMQVTEFKERWPALFDPLQINEEFRRCNTIPLESTFISQLDRYTPKFLELFSSRGGAVGQRMKSVLIELIQDPHASVVKKRDVTLRCLIEYLGESVQELISDYYRTAEDKVHHDLKTQSMRIYVCHKPDAVGIIIDGSPVLTGLDNMSRACCLLLGLTYALNLDYPPKLAKTFEVFQRLFVGLDTLQPKPTSKYISLKNKLLT; encoded by the exons ATGACCACCCTCCAGTCGCTGAAGTCTTTCATCCAGCAGCGTCTTTCCGTGGCGGTGGAGGAGATCTCCGGTCTGCTGGAAACAACCATCTGTAACTATGAAGAGGAGATCAACCGGCAGCGCAAGATGCTGGAGGACGAGAGGACTGAGTTCCTCATCAACAAAGCAG ATATGCAACAAGCTATGAGATTTCGAGTCATCATCGATCATGATATCAAGAAGATAACTTTCCAAAATGGCATCCCGTCGTCTGTGGAGGACATGATTAAAGTGTTTAAACAAGCTTTTTCCATCACCACGGAAATAGGTCTTCAATACAAAGATGCTGACTTTGATGACTTCTTCACACTAACCTCTACAAGTGACCTCAAGGACAAAGACACGGTCAAAGTAGTGCAGGTGCATCCAGGCATAATAACGACCACGGTTCATCAGGAACGCAACCCCGACACATCTGACGTGTCGTCTGTAGACGATCTGATCTCTGTGGATTCACAAGACACTATGATCCACATTCCCCCTGTCATTGAACGGCACAACTTGTGGCCTTCCGTCTTTCCTATTCCAACCTTCTCCTACAACACCGAGATGGCTTTGAGGCAAGGTAACGAAAAGTTCCTCAAAGATGGAACTCTGCTGACGTCGCCCAGCGTCAAATCGGACATCCTGGAGCGCCTGGCGGAGGCCATGTTTTCCTACACGGCTTATCCCAACGATCCACAGAGGGCTGCAGTCGCACAGGCACTAATAGAGAAGCATCCCTGCCTGAGGGAGCCCGGCTCTTATAACGGATGTTACGGGTGGCAGCAAAGCCTAAAATACAAATGTGCAAACTACCGGAGCAAACTTAAAGCACACGGAAACCCCGAACTGCTAATAAATACGATGAAACACAAGCAGGAGGGCGACAGGAAACCTGCCAAAAATATCAAGAAACCCAGGAAATCTGAGGTGAACTACCTCCCCCCACATCCAGCCGGTGAAACGGATGACAGCCTGGAGAACGTGAGACTCAAGCTCATCGCATCGAGCAAGACAAAGGACAATGTTCCGATGATAAACGACATGATGTGCAGAACGTACAGCTGCAGAAGAAGAGAAGTGGTTGGCCAGGCCATGCAGGTGACAGAATTTAAAGAGAGATGGCCTGCCCTCTTTGATCCGTTGCAG ATAAACGAGGAGTTCCGAAGGTGCAACACTATTCCCCTGGAGTCGACATTTATCTCCCAGCTGGACAGGTACACGCCCAAGTTCCTGGAATTATTCAGCTCAAGGGGAGGAGCTGTTGGACAGCGCATGAAGAGTGTGTTGATTGAACTGATACAG GACCCACATGCCTCGGTGGTGAAGAAGAGGGATGTGACTCTGAGATGCCTTATTGAGTACTTGGGAGAGAGTGTGCAGGAGCTCATTTCTGACTACTAC AGAACAGCGGAGGATAAAGTGCATCATGACCTTAAAACCCAGAGTATGAGGATCTACGTTTGCCACAAGCCGGACGCAGTGGGCATCATCATCGATGGGAGTCCAGTGCTGACGGGTCTGGATAACATGTCTCGAGCCTGCTGCCTTCTACTTGGCCTGACCTACGCCCTAAATCTGGACTACCCTCCCAAACTTGCCAAAACTTTTGAAGTCTTTCAAAGACTATTTGTAGGACTCGACACGCTGCAGCCAAAACCAACGTCCAAGTACATCAGCCTGAAAAACAAACTGCTCACCTGA
- the blvra gene encoding biliverdin reductase A has protein sequence MFGAVVVGIGTAGWVRIRDMLTPLPGSPAEKLNVKGFISRRSLDDQQGVSQISLEEAVSREDIHVAFICTENASHEDNVRTFLQAGKHVCVEYPMTMNYKSAAELWDFAQEKGVILHEEHIELLSENYKVLKREVEGKVLQEGTLHFTGGALKPDFGFLAFSGIARLTWLVDLFGELSVTAATIEENPGNNYSKMTAKLQTSDNKPLTWIEERGPGLPRDKNINFRFDSCTLTEIPPAPRGAVGLFMQDLVNFSAKLEGQVSPEELQREKTRILHCFQLAERIQQLCQS, from the exons ATGTTTGGAGCGGTGGTTGTTGGCATTGGCACAGCAGGTTGGGTGAGGATTAGAGACATGTTAACTCCTCTACCTGGCAGTCCTGCAGAGAAACTCAATGTCAAAGGATTCATATCCAG GAGAAGCCTGGACGATCAGCAGGGAGTGAGTCAGATCTCATTAGAAGAGGCTGTGAGCAGAGAAGACATTCACGTGGCGTTCATCTGCACTGAGAATGCGTCGCATGAGGACAACGTCAG AACCTTTCTGCAGGCAGGGAAACACGTCTGTGTCGAGTATCCCATGACCATGAACTACAAGTCTGCTGCGGAGCTCTGGGATTTTGCCCAGGAAAAAG GAGTGATTCTCCATGAGGAACACATCGAGCTGCTGTCAGAAAACTACAAAGTACTGAAGAGAGAGGTCGAGGGAAAAGTCCTGCAGGAAGGTACTCTTCATTTCACAG GTGGAGCCCTGAAGCCTGATTTTGGTTTCCTAGCATTCAGTGGAATTGCTCGCCTCACCTGGTTGGTTGACTTGTTCGGTGAGCTGTCAGTAACCGCGGCAACCATAGAGGAAAACCCTGGTAACAACTACAGCAAGATGACTGCAAAGCTGCAGACTTCTGACAACAA ACCTCTGACATGGATCGAGGAACGGGGACCGGGCCTCCCCAGGGACAAGAACATCAACTTTCGCTTTGACTCCTGCACTCTGACCGAAATCCCTCCGGCACCTAGAGGGGCCGTGGGCCTCTTCATGCAGGACCTGGTCAACTTCTCTGCAAAGCTGGAAGGCCAAGTGAGTCCTGAAGAGCTCCAGAGAGAAAAAACGAGGATCCTCCACTGCTTTCAACTGGCAGAGAGGATACAACaactttgtcaaagttaa